A single Natrinema pellirubrum DSM 15624 DNA region contains:
- a CDS encoding EamA family transporter: protein MEYLLWVIVALVAYGLMAPLTSFVTKEVPPAVALFLSTTIFLCLTAVVLLVSGTGQPTDVTTPSAGIVYVAGLFLSTGILAYYQALEQGPVSVVVPIYGLFIVGSSIVGIAALGEELTATRAAGIAVATAAIYLAAGGEE, encoded by the coding sequence ATGGAGTATCTCCTCTGGGTGATCGTCGCCCTCGTGGCGTACGGGCTGATGGCACCGCTGACGAGTTTCGTAACGAAGGAGGTTCCGCCCGCGGTCGCGCTCTTTCTCTCGACGACGATCTTCCTCTGTCTGACAGCGGTCGTCCTCCTGGTGTCCGGGACGGGCCAGCCGACCGACGTAACGACGCCCTCGGCGGGGATCGTCTACGTCGCCGGCCTCTTCCTCTCGACGGGGATCCTCGCGTACTATCAGGCCTTAGAGCAGGGGCCGGTCAGCGTCGTCGTCCCGATCTACGGCCTCTTTATCGTCGGCAGTTCGATCGTCGGCATCGCCGCGCTGGGCGAGGAGCTGACCGCGACGCGGGCGGCCGGGATCGCCGTCGCGACGGCGGCGATCTACCTCGCCGCGGGGGGTGAGGAATAA
- a CDS encoding EamA family transporter codes for MRRYLELSVLACLAYSLVAPLLSIAMTDLPSSLAVFLSNSVMFVTVGLVVRYRGHPVRPYLHHPRTPYILAMGVLLTIGLLTYYRALALGPVSIVVPIYGLFIVVSSLIGIVAFDETVTPRKLAAIALSVVAIALMSV; via the coding sequence ATGCGCCGATACCTCGAGCTATCGGTCCTCGCCTGTCTGGCCTACAGCCTGGTCGCGCCGCTGCTCTCGATCGCGATGACCGATCTGCCGAGTTCCCTCGCCGTGTTCCTCTCGAACTCGGTGATGTTCGTCACCGTCGGTCTCGTCGTCCGCTATCGTGGCCACCCCGTGCGGCCGTATCTGCACCACCCCCGCACCCCGTACATCCTCGCGATGGGCGTGTTGCTGACGATCGGATTGCTGACCTACTACCGGGCGCTCGCGCTCGGCCCGGTGAGCATCGTCGTCCCGATTTACGGCCTGTTCATCGTGGTCAGTTCCCTGATCGGGATCGTCGCCTTCGACGAGACCGTCACACCGCGTAAACTCGCCGCCATCGCACTGAGCGTGGTCGCGATCGCGCTGATGTCGGTCTGA
- a CDS encoding M20 family metallopeptidase has product MSGNEPTASGPDGDDEFDPIAFLETAVQHASHEDVDPMRTYLCETLETHGVDPRVDDAGNVLASRGPPAADADSHVVLNTHIDTVSPHVPYERDPDAPEADGGEVIRGRGSCDAKGPLAALLSAFFAIEPTDDRVTLAITPDEEVLSTGAYALVSGDESLTADADAVIVGEPTDLDVCTAAKGRFQGTIHLSGANAHAAEPETGTNAVAALEGVLEAIRTFGERADAPPTHPQLGAATLTPTVVEGGDATNQVPADAALTVDRRSVPPETADEFHEALTAHLRATVPDDVGLDFRFTGRPTPFLEAWDTDPDAPVARTLADAAGGDIRPFTAATEASYFAADAPTVVFGPGVLADDEGAVAHAPREYVRLEAVRKAARALEATLSELVE; this is encoded by the coding sequence ATGAGCGGGAACGAGCCGACCGCGAGCGGCCCCGACGGCGACGACGAGTTCGACCCCATCGCGTTCCTCGAGACGGCGGTCCAACACGCCTCCCACGAGGACGTCGACCCGATGCGGACGTATCTCTGCGAGACGCTCGAGACCCACGGGGTCGACCCCCGCGTCGACGACGCCGGAAACGTGCTGGCGAGTCGCGGACCGCCGGCGGCCGACGCCGACAGCCACGTCGTGTTGAACACCCACATCGACACGGTCTCGCCCCACGTCCCTTACGAGCGCGACCCGGATGCACCCGAGGCCGACGGCGGTGAGGTGATCCGCGGACGGGGCTCCTGTGACGCGAAGGGACCGCTCGCGGCGCTGTTGTCGGCCTTTTTCGCGATCGAGCCGACCGATGACCGCGTCACGCTCGCGATTACGCCGGACGAGGAAGTCCTCTCGACGGGCGCGTACGCGCTCGTCTCCGGCGACGAGTCGCTGACCGCGGACGCCGACGCCGTGATCGTCGGCGAACCGACCGATCTCGACGTCTGTACGGCCGCCAAGGGCCGGTTCCAGGGAACGATCCACCTTTCGGGTGCCAACGCCCACGCCGCCGAACCCGAGACCGGAACCAATGCCGTCGCTGCCCTTGAGGGCGTCCTCGAGGCGATCCGGACGTTCGGCGAGCGCGCCGACGCGCCGCCGACCCACCCGCAACTCGGTGCGGCGACGCTGACCCCGACAGTCGTCGAGGGCGGCGACGCGACGAATCAGGTGCCGGCCGACGCCGCATTGACCGTCGACCGCCGGAGCGTCCCCCCGGAGACGGCCGACGAGTTCCACGAAGCACTGACCGCGCACCTGCGGGCCACCGTCCCCGACGATGTCGGCCTCGACTTTCGCTTTACCGGCCGACCGACGCCGTTCCTCGAGGCCTGGGACACCGATCCCGACGCGCCGGTTGCGCGAACGCTTGCGGACGCCGCCGGCGGCGACATCCGACCGTTCACCGCGGCGACGGAAGCCTCCTACTTCGCCGCCGACGCCCCGACGGTCGTCTTCGGTCCCGGCGTCCTCGCCGACGATGAGGGGGCCGTCGCACACGCGCCACGGGAGTACGTGCGGCTCGAGGCCGTTCGGAAGGCTGCCCGAGCGCTCGAGGCGACGCTATCGGAACTGGTCGAATAG
- the dapF gene encoding diaminopimelate epimerase: MSVPFQKYHGTGNDFLIIQADEYVPNRGALAERECDRDDGVGADGILYLALEERFNPPRVVMTLVQPDGATAPMCGNGARCAADWAMDRTGADSVMIDTQAGTLRADRTDGGIIIEMGTPTFDPEEVPVRADEPVFEEEIEGLEVTMVNTGVPHAVSFVDDVDDVDLQTVAPRVRYADAFPVGTNVTIASPDGEGGFDQRTYERGVEDETDSCGTGAVAIAVVARRLGLTDADPVEVRPPGGDLQVSFNDRGNATLAGPVEHEFDGEVAVRSPTEL; this comes from the coding sequence ATGAGCGTCCCATTCCAGAAATACCACGGCACCGGCAACGACTTTCTAATCATCCAGGCTGACGAGTACGTCCCCAATCGGGGTGCGCTCGCCGAACGCGAGTGCGACCGCGACGACGGCGTCGGTGCCGACGGGATCCTCTATCTCGCCCTCGAGGAGCGGTTCAACCCGCCCCGCGTCGTGATGACGCTGGTCCAGCCCGACGGCGCGACCGCGCCGATGTGTGGCAACGGCGCGCGCTGTGCGGCCGACTGGGCCATGGATCGGACCGGAGCCGACAGCGTCATGATCGACACGCAGGCCGGCACCCTGCGCGCGGACCGGACCGACGGCGGGATCATCATCGAGATGGGGACCCCGACGTTTGACCCCGAGGAGGTCCCCGTCAGGGCCGACGAACCGGTCTTCGAGGAGGAGATCGAAGGCCTCGAGGTGACGATGGTCAACACCGGCGTTCCCCACGCCGTGAGCTTCGTCGACGACGTCGACGACGTCGACCTCCAGACCGTCGCGCCGCGGGTCCGCTATGCCGACGCGTTCCCCGTCGGGACGAACGTCACGATCGCCAGCCCCGACGGCGAGGGCGGCTTCGACCAGCGGACCTACGAACGCGGCGTCGAGGACGAGACCGACTCCTGTGGCACCGGTGCGGTCGCCATCGCGGTCGTCGCGCGACGGCTCGGACTGACCGACGCCGATCCGGTCGAGGTCCGACCGCCGGGCGGGGACCTGCAGGTGAGCTTCAACGACCGGGGGAACGCGACGCTTGCCGGCCCCGTCGAACACGAGTTCGACGGCGAGGTAGCCGTCCGATCGCCGACCGAACTGTGA
- the lysA gene encoding diaminopimelate decarboxylase: MTDDAASVPVRRLSDWDAAELHTLVEDYGSPLYVLDLERVRENYRRLETAFPDAEILYAVKANALGDVLSTLHEAGAGLECASAGEVQRALEAGASGSEIHYTAVNPPARDLDWIVDAWADEPELTVTAGSADTIDRLEERGYDGRLCLRVNPGIGAGHHEKVKTGAAAKFGVPAERAVDVLADAADRGFDVVGIHAHVGSGVSSDQLDAHREFVARMGGLARSVADAVGGLEFVDVGGGFGVPYREDETPLDLESVAETTRDALGDVDADLTIEPGRYFVADAGVLLTEVNTVKEARETTVTGVDAGMTTLLRPAMYDAYHPIRNLTAETAGDGSSDRDATDAAGREIVPQTVAGPICESGDVFCAERELPASERADILAIGNAGAYGYEMANQYNTRPRPASIVLADGQARLARRRETVTDVTRPEREARGVSDTSSGARRDRSERLDEGAGRNDP, translated from the coding sequence ATGACTGACGACGCGGCTTCGGTGCCCGTCCGCCGCCTCTCCGACTGGGACGCGGCCGAACTACACACGCTCGTCGAGGACTACGGCTCGCCGCTGTACGTCCTCGATCTCGAGCGCGTACGGGAGAACTACCGCCGCCTCGAGACGGCCTTTCCCGACGCTGAGATCCTGTATGCGGTGAAGGCGAACGCGCTGGGAGACGTTCTCTCGACGCTCCACGAGGCCGGTGCGGGCCTCGAGTGTGCCTCGGCCGGCGAGGTCCAGCGCGCGCTCGAGGCCGGCGCGTCCGGGTCGGAGATCCACTACACAGCGGTCAACCCGCCGGCGCGGGATCTCGACTGGATCGTCGACGCCTGGGCCGACGAACCGGAGCTGACCGTCACCGCCGGCTCCGCGGACACGATCGATCGTCTCGAGGAGCGCGGCTACGACGGCCGGCTCTGTCTGCGGGTGAACCCGGGGATCGGTGCCGGCCACCACGAGAAGGTCAAAACCGGCGCGGCCGCGAAGTTCGGCGTCCCCGCCGAGCGAGCCGTCGACGTGCTGGCCGACGCCGCCGATCGGGGCTTCGACGTCGTCGGGATCCACGCTCACGTCGGCTCCGGCGTCTCGAGCGACCAGCTCGATGCTCACCGGGAGTTCGTCGCGCGGATGGGCGGACTGGCTCGTTCCGTTGCCGACGCCGTCGGTGGCCTCGAGTTCGTCGACGTCGGCGGCGGCTTCGGGGTGCCCTACCGCGAGGACGAGACTCCGCTGGACCTCGAGTCGGTCGCCGAGACGACCCGCGATGCGCTGGGTGACGTCGACGCCGACCTGACGATCGAGCCCGGCCGCTACTTCGTCGCGGACGCGGGCGTGTTGCTGACCGAAGTAAACACGGTCAAGGAAGCCCGCGAGACGACCGTTACCGGCGTCGACGCCGGGATGACGACCCTGCTCCGGCCGGCGATGTACGACGCCTACCACCCGATCCGAAACCTGACCGCCGAGACGGCGGGCGACGGCTCGAGCGATCGCGACGCGACCGACGCCGCCGGGCGCGAGATCGTTCCGCAGACCGTCGCCGGCCCCATCTGCGAGAGCGGCGACGTTTTCTGTGCTGAGCGTGAACTACCGGCAAGCGAACGTGCGGACATCCTCGCGATCGGCAATGCGGGGGCCTACGGCTACGAAATGGCGAACCAGTACAACACCAGACCTCGACCCGCGTCGATCGTCCTCGCGGACGGCCAGGCGCGACTCGCCCGCCGTCGCGAGACGGTCACCGACGTGACCCGCCCCGAACGCGAGGCGCGGGGCGTCTCGGATACCTCGAGCGGTGCGAGGCGCGACCGAAGTGAGCGCCTCGATGAAGGAGCGGGGCGGAACGACCCGTGA
- a CDS encoding type II toxin-antitoxin system VapC family toxin encodes MIYADTDFFIALVKDDDWLQDRAAEIALENDGEIYTSRATLLELLVISDRFEFDRMEALTSALEIATIPEDEDVLFQAADYMEEDGLTAFDAYHVAYAAADPIVSSDKSIDDVTDDRIAIEERESE; translated from the coding sequence ATGATATACGCCGATACCGACTTCTTCATCGCGTTGGTGAAAGACGACGACTGGCTGCAGGATCGGGCAGCCGAGATCGCACTCGAGAACGACGGCGAAATCTACACCTCGCGAGCGACGCTGCTCGAACTGCTCGTGATCTCGGACCGGTTCGAGTTCGATCGGATGGAAGCGCTCACGTCCGCGCTCGAAATCGCGACTATCCCCGAAGACGAAGATGTCCTGTTTCAGGCGGCGGACTATATGGAAGAAGACGGTCTCACTGCGTTCGATGCGTACCACGTCGCCTACGCGGCGGCAGATCCGATCGTTTCATCGGACAAATCGATCGACGACGTGACGGACGATCGGATCGCGATAGAAGAACGGGAATCGGAGTAA
- a CDS encoding AbrB/MazE/SpoVT family DNA-binding domain-containing protein, with translation MSKRAEADDRGRIVIPHEIRERHGDRYRVVELEDRIELIPLNDDPIEGLRDAVGDAFDGRSIDEIKREARETARTDAIDDASE, from the coding sequence ATGAGCAAACGGGCCGAAGCCGACGATCGGGGTCGCATCGTCATCCCCCACGAGATCCGTGAGAGACACGGCGACCGATACCGCGTCGTCGAACTCGAGGATCGGATCGAACTGATCCCGTTGAACGACGACCCGATCGAGGGCCTCCGCGATGCCGTCGGTGACGCCTTCGACGGCAGATCGATCGACGAGATCAAACGCGAGGCACGCGAGACCGCTCGAACGGATGCGATAGACGACGCGAGTGAATAG
- a CDS encoding 2,3,4,5-tetrahydropyridine-2,6-dicarboxylate N-succinyltransferase, with protein sequence MSALEREIGELWDRKQDGDVSADTAGEDEYATLEAFLDALESGEVRAAEKSGDEWEANEWVKQGILLNFGLREIQQYDHGDTTYNDVLPLADSSAYGDRGSRNTPDGTVVRRGAHVGSDCIMMSPSFVNIGAYVGDGTLVDSCDTVGSCAQIGDNVKLGANTLIGGVLEPVENAPVIVEDNVSLGAGCRVTSGFVVGENSVVGENTLLTPRIPVYDLVEEEVLYGELPADRRAFTRFVESSISDHDLFEGGAYKPAVVATDLETETLEATEREDALRE encoded by the coding sequence ATGAGCGCACTCGAACGTGAAATCGGCGAGCTGTGGGACCGCAAACAGGACGGCGACGTCAGCGCCGATACCGCCGGCGAAGACGAATACGCTACCCTCGAGGCCTTTCTCGACGCCCTCGAGTCCGGCGAGGTCCGGGCCGCCGAGAAGTCGGGCGACGAGTGGGAGGCAAACGAGTGGGTCAAGCAAGGGATCCTGCTGAACTTCGGCCTTCGGGAGATCCAGCAGTACGACCACGGCGACACGACGTACAACGACGTGTTGCCGCTTGCGGACTCGAGCGCGTACGGCGACCGTGGGAGCCGCAACACGCCCGACGGCACCGTCGTCCGACGGGGCGCACACGTTGGCTCCGACTGTATCATGATGAGCCCGTCGTTCGTCAACATCGGCGCGTACGTCGGCGACGGCACGCTCGTCGACTCCTGTGACACGGTCGGTTCCTGCGCCCAGATCGGCGATAACGTCAAGCTCGGCGCGAACACGCTCATCGGCGGCGTCCTCGAGCCGGTCGAGAACGCGCCGGTCATCGTCGAGGACAACGTCTCGCTGGGTGCGGGCTGTCGCGTCACCAGTGGGTTCGTCGTCGGCGAGAACAGCGTCGTCGGCGAGAACACCCTCCTCACGCCGCGTATCCCCGTCTACGACCTCGTCGAGGAGGAGGTTCTCTACGGCGAACTGCCCGCGGATCGGCGCGCCTTTACCCGGTTCGTCGAGTCCTCGATCAGCGACCACGACCTCTTCGAGGGCGGGGCCTACAAGCCCGCCGTCGTGGCGACAGACCTGGAAACGGAGACGCTCGAGGCGACCGAGCGCGAGGACGCGCTGCGGGAATAG
- the dapB gene encoding 4-hydroxy-tetrahydrodipicolinate reductase produces MTVRLGVTGATGRMGREVIAAAAGREDCEVAFAINRDPDGEAIEGIDIEPAAEFHSLVTDREPAAVIDFTGPESAVDYARACADAGVAFVTGTTGFDDDGYGVLEDASEEIPVLHAPNFARGVQALLNVVGEAVRNLPGYDVELVETHHNAKRDAPSGTANRLLEEIEANGDFGERVHGREGEAPRTEAEIGVHALRAGNVTGEHEIVLADNHEEVRLTHRAEDRGVFAAGAVDAAVWIAGQKAGWYDFADVIGE; encoded by the coding sequence ATGACGGTCCGGCTGGGCGTCACCGGCGCGACCGGGCGAATGGGCCGGGAAGTCATCGCCGCGGCAGCGGGACGCGAGGACTGCGAGGTCGCCTTCGCGATCAATCGCGATCCTGACGGCGAGGCCATCGAGGGCATCGACATCGAGCCCGCGGCCGAGTTCCACTCGCTGGTCACCGACCGCGAGCCGGCCGCCGTGATCGACTTCACCGGCCCGGAGTCGGCCGTCGACTACGCCCGTGCCTGCGCCGACGCCGGCGTTGCGTTCGTCACTGGGACGACCGGCTTCGACGACGATGGGTACGGGGTCCTCGAGGACGCAAGCGAGGAGATCCCCGTCCTCCATGCGCCGAACTTCGCCCGCGGCGTGCAGGCCCTGCTCAACGTCGTCGGCGAGGCAGTCCGGAACCTGCCGGGATACGACGTGGAACTCGTCGAGACCCATCACAACGCCAAGCGCGACGCCCCGAGCGGCACTGCCAACCGGCTGCTCGAGGAGATCGAAGCCAACGGCGACTTCGGCGAACGCGTTCACGGCCGCGAGGGCGAGGCCCCGCGGACGGAGGCCGAGATCGGCGTCCACGCGCTTCGTGCGGGCAACGTTACGGGCGAACACGAGATCGTCCTCGCGGACAACCACGAGGAGGTCCGGCTCACCCACCGCGCCGAGGACCGCGGGGTCTTCGCCGCGGGCGCGGTCGACGCGGCGGTCTGGATCGCTGGACAGAAGGCAGGGTGGTACGACTTCGCAGACGTGATCGGAGAATGA
- the dapA gene encoding 4-hydroxy-tetrahydrodipicolinate synthase: MTAIDLSGVFPAMCTPFDSDERIDFETLQTDAQRLEAAGVDGLVPVGSTGESATLTHDEHVQVVEAVIEAVDDVPVIAGTGSNNTREALELSERAADAGADGLLLISPYYNKPEQRGLIEHYRTIADAVDLPQIVYNVPSRTGRNIEPDTAVELASHENIVGYKAASGDLGQISEVVERTRDEDFAVLSGDDGMTLPTLSVGGTGTISVAANIEPERTCAMVGAALEGDYERARELHHELGPLFRELFVETNPIPVKEAMEIRGYGPARLRSPLSRLADEYRDDLEAVLADLERDETDVADPAEGDR, encoded by the coding sequence ATGACTGCTATCGACCTTTCGGGCGTCTTTCCGGCGATGTGTACGCCCTTCGACAGCGACGAACGGATCGACTTCGAAACGCTGCAGACCGACGCCCAGCGCCTCGAGGCCGCGGGCGTCGACGGGCTCGTCCCGGTCGGCTCGACCGGTGAATCGGCGACGCTGACCCACGACGAACACGTCCAGGTCGTCGAGGCCGTCATCGAGGCCGTCGACGACGTGCCCGTCATCGCGGGCACCGGTTCGAACAACACGCGCGAGGCGCTGGAACTGTCAGAGCGGGCCGCCGACGCGGGTGCAGACGGGCTCTTGCTCATCTCGCCGTACTACAACAAGCCCGAACAGCGCGGACTGATCGAGCATTACCGGACGATCGCGGACGCCGTCGACCTGCCCCAGATCGTCTACAACGTCCCCTCGCGGACGGGCCGGAACATCGAGCCCGACACCGCCGTCGAGCTGGCGAGCCACGAGAACATCGTGGGCTACAAGGCCGCCAGCGGCGATCTGGGCCAGATCAGTGAGGTCGTCGAACGCACGCGCGACGAGGACTTTGCGGTGCTGTCGGGCGACGACGGCATGACCCTGCCGACCCTCTCGGTCGGCGGCACCGGAACGATCAGCGTCGCCGCGAACATCGAACCCGAGCGCACGTGTGCCATGGTCGGTGCGGCACTGGAGGGCGATTACGAACGCGCTAGAGAACTGCACCACGAACTCGGCCCGCTGTTTCGCGAACTGTTCGTCGAGACCAACCCCATCCCGGTCAAGGAGGCCATGGAGATCCGTGGCTACGGCCCGGCCCGCCTGCGCTCGCCGCTGTCCCGACTGGCCGACGAGTATCGCGACGACCTCGAGGCAGTGCTGGCCGACCTCGAGCGCGACGAAACGGACGTCGCCGATCCGGCGGAGGGTGATCGATGA
- a CDS encoding M48 family metallopeptidase: MTNFGLKVRMAIVGSILFAFYMLVGAFGLAMFGVGAWPFVGLGLLVLPFIQYKIGTWRATRRAEEMPEDGQYREVHQMTESLCRDMGIEKPKLMVMDMGVPNAFATGRKGNGYVVVSTELIRLLQRDELEGVIAHELAHIKNRDVLAMVFGSSIAMMVGWVAYMVYMFGGERNIGSIIVGMIISNIAQMLVMVFVLAISRYREYVADDDARQYIGSGDPLARALEKISNGAQGRESQLDDSMSALCIFNSEKGLLQTLFATHPPTEKRIRKLRS; this comes from the coding sequence ATGACGAATTTCGGATTGAAAGTGCGAATGGCGATCGTCGGCTCGATCCTGTTCGCGTTCTACATGCTCGTCGGCGCCTTCGGCCTGGCGATGTTCGGGGTCGGCGCGTGGCCGTTCGTCGGCCTCGGCCTGCTGGTCCTCCCGTTCATCCAGTACAAGATCGGGACCTGGAGGGCTACGAGACGAGCCGAAGAGATGCCGGAAGACGGCCAGTATCGCGAGGTTCACCAGATGACGGAGTCGCTCTGTCGTGACATGGGCATCGAGAAGCCCAAACTGATGGTCATGGATATGGGCGTCCCCAACGCCTTCGCGACCGGCCGGAAAGGGAACGGCTACGTCGTCGTCTCGACGGAACTGATCCGCCTGCTCCAGCGGGACGAACTCGAGGGCGTCATCGCCCACGAACTCGCCCACATCAAGAACCGCGACGTCCTCGCGATGGTCTTCGGGAGTTCCATCGCGATGATGGTCGGCTGGGTCGCCTACATGGTCTACATGTTCGGCGGGGAACGCAACATCGGCAGCATCATCGTCGGCATGATCATCTCGAACATCGCCCAGATGCTCGTGATGGTGTTCGTCCTCGCGATTTCGCGGTACCGCGAGTACGTCGCCGACGACGACGCCCGCCAGTACATCGGCAGCGGCGACCCGCTCGCCCGCGCCCTCGAGAAGATCTCGAACGGTGCGCAGGGTCGCGAATCCCAACTCGACGACAGCATGAGCGCGCTGTGTATCTTCAACTCGGAGAAGGGCCTGCTGCAGACGCTGTTTGCCACCCACCCGCCGACGGAAAAGCGCATTCGGAAGCTTCGGAGTTAA